The genomic window GCGAGGATCGACTGGCGCCCGGCCACGCCATCGGTGGGCTCGCCATGATGGATCCTGGGCAGGCGGAACAGCGCGATCAGCACGGCGATGGCGAACAGCAGGCCGGCCAGCACCAGGTACGGTGTCTTCACCGAATCGGCCTCGCTGGCGGCGGACCCGCCGAGCTGCGACGCGGCACCGGCGCCGATGGCGAGGATGGTCAGCGAGCCCACCAGCGGGCCGACCGTGGTGCCCAGCGAGTTGAAGGCCTGGGTCAGGTTCAGCCGGCTGGCCGCGGTGGACGCCGGGCCAAGAACGTTGACGTAGGGGTTGGCCGCTACCTGCAGCAAGGTGATGCCCGAGGCGAGGATGAATAGCGCCGCCAGGAAGAACGCATAGGACTTCGCGCCTGCCGCCGGGTAGAACATCAGGCAGCCGACGCCGGCGGTGGCCAGGCCGACGATGATCCCGGTCTTGTAGCCGACCTTTTCCACCAGCCTGCCGGAGGGGAAGGACATGATGAAGTAGGCGCCGAAGAAGCAGAACTGGATCAGCGAGGCCTCCACGTAGGACAGGGTGAAGACCGCCTTCAGGTGCGGTACGAGGATGTCGTTGAGCGAGGTGATCAGGCCCCACATGAAGAACAGAAGGGTCAGCACGATCAGGGCGCTGGTGTGGCGGGTAGCGGGCGACTGGTCCATCACGGACTCCTTGGGCCAGAAGGGGTGGGCTTGCCGGTGGCAAGGGTGGCGGACGCACGATGCTGCGGCAAGCCGCGGCGCGCGTCCGCTTGGATTCGCCGGTTTCGACAGCACGGCGGCGAATTCTGATCGGTTTCTCTGTACGGCTAGCGCGGCAGCTCGATGCGTTCCAGCTCGCCGGGCACCGTCGGCCAGTCGCGCGCGGCCCAGCGCTCGCGGGCACTGTCGATCAGCGCGGGGTCGCTGGCGACGAAATTCCAGTTCATCCGCCGCGGGCC from Pseudomonas sp. GCEP-101 includes these protein-coding regions:
- a CDS encoding sugar MFS transporter, which produces MDQSPATRHTSALIVLTLLFFMWGLITSLNDILVPHLKAVFTLSYVEASLIQFCFFGAYFIMSFPSGRLVEKVGYKTGIIVGLATAGVGCLMFYPAAGAKSYAFFLAALFILASGITLLQVAANPYVNVLGPASTAASRLNLTQAFNSLGTTVGPLVGSLTILAIGAGAASQLGGSAASEADSVKTPYLVLAGLLFAIAVLIALFRLPRIHHGEPTDGVAGRQSILAHRHLVFGVIAIFCYVGAEVSIGSYLVSLMGQPDIAGLPAEQAGKYLSFYWGGAMVGRFVGSALMRSIAPNRLLAFNAVAIAVLIGIALSVGGHVAMWALILIGLFNSIMFPTIFSLALEGLGNLTSKGSGLLCMAIVGGAVMPLVQAFFADRVGLLPSFAVPLVCYLYIVWFGAKGYRADEGTAHPAPHSS